The Chamaesiphon minutus PCC 6605 DNA window GATCTCACCTACCGCCAATTGCCAAACTTTGGACTCTTGACTATCGAGTCGTAGATCTGTCGGTGTTTCGCAGACTCGGTGGAGTGCAGATTCGGGGGCGGGTAATTTGGCTGTTAAATCATTCCAATCCCGAAGCATTCTCAGTCCCCGCAAGCAGACATCCTGTGCTGTCAGACTAATTCCAGTCATTTCAGTATAGATGAGCGGTGCGAGAGGATCGAAGTTAAACTGTCCGTAGTGAGTTTCCCCAAACAGTTTGCAGATCCTAGCAACTACTTGTGAGTCAAACAGCAATCGCAATTGTTCGGCATCGAGTACGTTACAAGATTTGAGATAGGTACCTAATGGTTGTCCGAGTTTATGGGCATTAATTGATAATCCAGTAAGTTGCTCCGAGGTAAGCCAGCGTCGTTGCTCCATCATCTTGAGCAAGCCGAGATCCTGCAATCCGTGCCCATTGCTGACAGACACGATCCGTCCGGTTTGAAATGAAATGTAGTAAGAATTGTCTAGCGATCGACTCAAGCACCGATCTGATTCGATCGATAACAATCCCGTTTTGCTACCTTCGCGGACGAAATTAAAAATCTCAGGCAAAGAATACTCTGATAAATAACCAGTCAGGGACATTTAGATATCTCCAAATTTAGCCGCTCGAACGATCCGATCCAGTTGACAAGGGCAATTGCAGCTAGAAACTTTCAGCAGAGCGTCCTTTCAACATAGAGCCACAGCCAGATATATGGGTGCGATCTCGATTACTCAAAAGTGGTGAATTCAAACACATCATGAGTGCCACCACGCAAGATGGATTCGGTATGAATGCCGCGTAACTTTTTACCTGTAATTTCACTCAAGGCACCCCAAATAGCACCCATGGTAAAAGTACATTTGCGATCGGAACCTTGCGGTTCGTTAGCAGTACAGACGGTTTCCGAGCAATATACCCGCACGACATCACCTACTTGGACGATTTTATCGACAGCAGTTAAACGCGTACCCTCACTACCAACTGCCCGATTTAACAGCTCGGCAATAGTACTAAAATCTGCACTAGAGTTGGATAAGCCCAGGGATTGAACTAAGTTTTTGCCCCGCGTGCGCCCAGCCGCAATCAACGAGATCGCTGTTGCTTTCTCGCCAAGAGCTTCTTCCATGCCAGTAATTACTGATTTGAAGCAAACAATACTGATAAATTCCCCTAATTGGGGACGGCTGGAGATTGGAGTTGACATTTTAATAAATTGGTTGGGATTGTCGATATAAATGCAAAACTACTCAATCTCACACCAGAGATCTGTCCTGAACTCGCCCATGGGGCGGCTAACAATCGGTAGTATTCTAGATAGGCTCTAATTTAGTATGCCCATCAGCCGACAGTTTGCTAACAGCAATCCCTAAATTAGTTCTGTTTGGACGCGGCTTCGCTGCTATAGATCTCCTGCCAAGATTGCGATCGAATTGACATCTCCTAATCTCGAATCCTCAGTTATTATAGAATTGTAAAGTTTTATCCCTTCAGGTATAAATGGAATTCCTATCATTAGAGACAATCCAAGCACTGGCAAGTCAATACGGATATCTCGCTGTCTTCGTAGGCATTCTGTTAGAAAATTTGGGGATTCCGTTACCTGGTGAAACCATCACGATCGTGGGTGGTTTTTTGGCTGGGAGTGGCGAACTAAATTATTGGATCGTCCTTGCATGTGCGGCGATGGGAGCTTTCTTGGGCGGTATCTGCGGTTACTTCATCGGTAAATCTGGTGGTTGGAAACTAATCGTTGCGATCGCGAAAGTGTTCCGCGTTCAAGAGATTCAGCTAGAAGAGATGAAGACCAAATTTAGTGACAATGCTGTTAAAGCCGTCTTCTTCGGGCGATTTATTGCCATTTTGCGGATTTTTTCGAGTCCGATGGCAGGTGTAGTCGAGATGCCTTTAGGTAGATTTATGGCTGTGAACTTAGCTGGTGCTGTGACTTGGGCGAGTGTGATGACAACGCTAGCCTTTGTTGTCGGTAAAGTAGTCTCGCTC harbors:
- a CDS encoding DUF4388 domain-containing protein translates to MSLTGYLSEYSLPEIFNFVREGSKTGLLSIESDRCLSRSLDNSYYISFQTGRIVSVSNGHGLQDLGLLKMMEQRRWLTSEQLTGLSINAHKLGQPLGTYLKSCNVLDAEQLRLLFDSQVVARICKLFGETHYGQFNFDPLAPLIYTEMTGISLTAQDVCLRGLRMLRDWNDLTAKLPAPESALHRVCETPTDLRLDSQESKVWQLAVGEISIAQIAQRLGLEIDRVRQISFRLCAIGLLQEVSPPEIRHSRPYTNELAGGDPSPSDPVDDRLATTPVSASFLSKLMGFLKKKE
- a CDS encoding hydrocarbon binding protein (contains V4R domain) encodes the protein MSTPISSRPQLGEFISIVCFKSVITGMEEALGEKATAISLIAAGRTRGKNLVQSLGLSNSSADFSTIAELLNRAVGSEGTRLTAVDKIVQVGDVVRVYCSETVCTANEPQGSDRKCTFTMGAIWGALSEITGKKLRGIHTESILRGGTHDVFEFTTFE
- a CDS encoding DedA family protein, which produces MEFLSLETIQALASQYGYLAVFVGILLENLGIPLPGETITIVGGFLAGSGELNYWIVLACAAMGAFLGGICGYFIGKSGGWKLIVAIAKVFRVQEIQLEEMKTKFSDNAVKAVFFGRFIAILRIFSSPMAGVVEMPLGRFMAVNLAGAVTWASVMTTLAFVVGKVVSLEQLLEWVSKFAILALLIAIGFITIPLWLESRSIKSGEGK